Proteins co-encoded in one Pseudarthrobacter chlorophenolicus A6 genomic window:
- a CDS encoding NCS2 family permease codes for MLKQGSALDRYFKITERGSNLSREIRGGFATFFAMSYIVVLNPLILSGADSSGNTLGFTAVAAVTAFVAGILTILMGAWAKHPFALATGLGVNAFVAVTVATNPGLTWPDMMGLVVLSGVTMLILVLTGFRTAVFKAVPDGLKTAIVVGIGLFIALIGLVNAGFVRRIPDVAGTTVPVGLGFDGKLLGWPTAVFVFGLVLTIALVVRKVKGAILIGIITSTVLAVILEMTLHIGPSVSPDKPFNPQGWSLVSPAFSEWAAPDLSLIGKANPFGAFEHLGFVAATLLAFVILLSIFFDAMGTMVGLANEAGTVDEHGNIPDVDRVLQVDALGAIVGGGASVSSNQIYVEAGAGIGEGARTGLASIVTGLLFLVAMFFTPLINLVPFEAVAPALVVVGFMMVSQVGKIDWQDWGIAIPAFLTFALMPFTYSIANGLGAGFISFVLIRTVQGKAKEIHPLMWAVAAAFLLFFAIGPIEAALGML; via the coding sequence ATGCTTAAGCAAGGCTCTGCCCTGGACCGGTATTTCAAGATCACCGAACGCGGTTCCAACCTCTCCCGCGAGATCCGCGGCGGGTTCGCCACCTTCTTCGCCATGAGCTACATCGTGGTACTGAACCCGCTCATCCTTTCCGGGGCGGACTCCAGCGGCAACACCCTTGGATTCACCGCCGTTGCCGCGGTGACGGCCTTCGTTGCCGGCATCCTGACCATCCTGATGGGGGCCTGGGCCAAGCACCCGTTCGCCCTGGCCACCGGCTTGGGCGTCAACGCGTTCGTGGCGGTCACCGTGGCCACGAACCCCGGCCTGACGTGGCCGGACATGATGGGCCTGGTGGTGCTGTCCGGCGTGACCATGCTCATCCTGGTCCTCACGGGCTTCCGCACCGCCGTGTTCAAAGCAGTGCCGGACGGGCTCAAGACGGCGATCGTGGTGGGCATCGGCCTCTTCATCGCCCTGATCGGCCTCGTGAACGCGGGCTTTGTCCGCCGCATCCCCGACGTTGCCGGGACCACCGTCCCCGTGGGCCTGGGCTTCGACGGCAAGCTCCTGGGCTGGCCCACCGCGGTGTTCGTGTTCGGCCTGGTCCTCACCATCGCCCTGGTGGTCCGCAAGGTCAAGGGCGCCATCCTGATCGGCATCATCACGTCCACCGTGCTGGCCGTCATCCTGGAAATGACCCTGCACATCGGCCCCAGCGTGTCCCCGGACAAGCCGTTCAACCCGCAGGGCTGGTCCCTGGTGTCCCCCGCGTTCTCCGAGTGGGCCGCGCCTGACCTGTCCCTGATCGGCAAGGCCAACCCGTTCGGCGCGTTCGAGCACCTGGGCTTCGTGGCCGCCACGCTCCTGGCCTTCGTCATCCTGCTCAGCATCTTCTTCGACGCCATGGGCACCATGGTGGGCCTGGCGAACGAGGCCGGCACGGTGGACGAGCACGGCAACATTCCCGACGTCGACCGCGTCCTCCAGGTGGATGCGCTCGGGGCGATCGTTGGCGGCGGCGCGTCCGTGTCCTCCAACCAGATCTACGTCGAAGCCGGCGCGGGCATCGGGGAGGGCGCCCGGACGGGCCTGGCCTCGATCGTCACCGGCCTGCTGTTCCTGGTGGCCATGTTCTTCACGCCGCTCATCAACCTTGTTCCGTTCGAGGCAGTTGCCCCCGCCCTGGTGGTGGTGGGCTTCATGATGGTTTCCCAGGTGGGCAAGATCGACTGGCAGGACTGGGGCATCGCCATCCCGGCGTTCCTGACCTTCGCCCTGATGCCGTTCACCTACTCGATTGCCAACGGCCTGGGTGCCGGCTTCATCAGCTTCGTGCTGATCCGGACCGTGCAGGGCAAGGCGAAGGAAATCCACCCCCTCATGTGGGCTGTGGCCGCAGCGTTCCTGCTGTTCTTCGCCATCGGCCCCATCGAGGCCGCCCTGGGCATGCTCTGA
- a CDS encoding copper resistance CopC family protein, whose product MRPFRHFRALLLGAAVLAASLGVAGPAAAHDAAESSSPAQGGSVPAPPAKVSVTFNNKPLGLGASISVKDAAGAEWADGAVEIVDNVASQKLRPGGPAGAYTVAWRVVSSDSHPIEGTFTFTAAAAAEGAGAAATGGASTTPGAAVPGAGTAQPGATAPAEPASSAQPFQWSIVIFAVVAVGLLVALAVLARRRLSGGADGEPDSV is encoded by the coding sequence ATGCGTCCCTTCCGCCATTTCCGCGCCCTTCTTCTGGGAGCCGCCGTCCTGGCGGCCTCGCTGGGCGTGGCCGGTCCGGCAGCCGCCCACGACGCCGCAGAGTCCAGCAGCCCGGCGCAGGGCGGGTCAGTCCCGGCGCCGCCAGCGAAGGTTTCGGTGACCTTCAACAACAAGCCGCTGGGCCTCGGGGCCTCAATCTCGGTCAAGGACGCCGCCGGTGCCGAATGGGCTGACGGTGCGGTGGAGATCGTGGACAACGTGGCGTCGCAGAAGCTGCGCCCGGGAGGACCGGCCGGCGCATACACGGTGGCGTGGCGGGTGGTCAGCTCCGATTCGCACCCTATCGAGGGGACGTTTACGTTCACGGCTGCCGCGGCTGCGGAAGGGGCCGGCGCGGCAGCCACAGGCGGTGCCAGTACGACGCCGGGCGCTGCCGTTCCGGGGGCGGGCACCGCCCAGCCCGGGGCCACAGCGCCTGCCGAACCGGCAAGCTCCGCGCAGCCGTTCCAATGGAGCATCGTCATCTTTGCGGTGGTGGCCGTAGGCCTGCTGGTTGCGTTG